One window from the genome of Halictus rubicundus isolate RS-2024b chromosome 7, iyHalRubi1_principal, whole genome shotgun sequence encodes:
- the Kr gene encoding krueppel, whose protein sequence is MALSYLQEAQLNAGLITSQHLDMKQESEKQPLSPPLNNNTSQAMFPGMGSATAGLSMLTPQQLLAASRTAALMAAGIPVSLHATLAGSPSLYRHHPTLFGGWVPPAASSPPLPLHHSPGPVSPALSTKSTSRRITNTSSNNNNNNNNNNNVDKTAKKGQAPKRKTTKSKNDVVQTTVEGLAPLSPPTSVSPEVGKDGRDKVFTCGVCSRSFGYKHVLQNHERTHTGEKPFECPECHKRFTRDHHLKTHMRLHTGEKPYHCSHCDRQFVQVANLRRHLRVHTGERPYACELCSAKFSDSNQLKAHLLIHKGEKPFECEHCQMRFRRRHHLMHHKCCTTGVPRSQVASPSLASDDLDEDIDIDIDVEIDETETNSLVSRKPMTPVRPAHRQLPSPALSASIPMPLNLSGIPVDLPEQTEPEDLSMSTGMHRPLSLSHSSGDSPMSHSPSSDTIHEEDDEELDVSEASPSSLFLQNHSRNQYVHHLATLGNPTNVGHAS, encoded by the exons ATGGCACTGTCTTATCTGCAGGAGGCGCAACTCAACGCAG GACTCATTACCAGCCAGCACCTCGACATGAAACAAGAATCCGAGAAGCAACCGTTGTCACCGCCGCTGAACAATAACACGTCTCAAGCAATGTTCCCGGGGATGGGCTCTGCCACGGCTGGACTGTCAATGCTCACCCCGCAACAGCTCTTGGCAGCGAGTCGAACGGCGGCATTGATGGCGGCGGGTATACCAGTGTCCTTGCACGCGACATTAGCCGGCAGTCCTTCCCTCTACAGACATCATCCAACACTTTTCGGGGGTTGGGTGCCACCAGCGGCATCCTCGCCACCGTTGCCACTTCATCATTCACCTGGACCGGTGTCACCCGCGTTGAGCACCAAGTCCACCTCGAGGAGAATCACGAACACATCCTcgaacaataacaacaacaacaacaataacaacaacgtGGACAAGACGGCGAAGAAAGGTCAAGCCCCGAAGAGGAAAACAACAAAGTCGAAGAACGACGTTGTCCAGACGACCGTCGAAGGATTGGCTCCTCTAAGTCCACCTACGTCCGTTAGCCCCGAGGTCGGCAAAGACGGAAGGGACAAGGTGTTCACCTGTGGAGTGTGCTCGAGATCGTTCGGGTACAAACACGTGCTGCAGAATCACGAGCGCACGCACACCGGGGAGAAACCCTTCGAGTGCCCCGAGTGCCACAAGAG ATTCACCCGGGACCACCACCTGAAAACCCACATGCGTCTGCACACGGGCGAGAAGCCGTACCACTGTAGCCACTGCGACCGTCAATTCGTCCAGGTAGCGAACCTGCGCCGGCACTTGCGCGTGCACACCGGCGAGCGTCCGTACGCGTGCGAGCTGTGCTCGGCGAAGTTCAGCGACTCGAATCAGCTGAAGGCTCATCTGTTGATCCACAAGGGGGAGAAGCCGTTCGAGTGCGAGCACTGTCAGATGCGGTTCAGGCGGAGGCACCACCTGATGCATCACAAGTGCTGCACCACCGGGGTACCGCGATCGCAAGTCGCCTCGCCGTCATTAGCCAGCGACGACTTGGACGAGGACATAGACATCGACATCGACGTGGAGATTGACGAGACCGAGACAAACTCGTTGGTGTCGAGGAAACCGATGACGCCGGTGAGACCAGCTCATCGTCAGTTGCCCAGCCCGGCCCTGAGCGCGTCGATCCCGATGCCATTGAACCTGTCGGGCATTCCCGTCGATCTACCGGAGCAGACGGAGCCGGAAGATCTGTCGATGTCCACCGGGATGCACAGGCCTCTCTCCCTATCGCATAGCAGCGGCGATTCGCCGATGAGTCACAGCCCCAGCAGCGACACCATTCACGAAGAAGACGACGAGGAGCTCGATGTGTCCGAGGCTAGTCCTAGCAGCCTCTTCCTGCAGAACCACAGCCGCAATCAGTACGTTCACCATCTAGCAACCCTCGGGAACCCGACCAACGTCGGTCACGCGTCCTAG